In Micromonospora purpureochromogenes, a single window of DNA contains:
- a CDS encoding ABC transporter ATP-binding protein — MSAVVEIEGLHKTFHTLRQGRRVAVDGFDMVVEAGQVHGFLGPNGSGKTTTLRALLGLVSADGGRMSVLGAPAPEQLARVAGRVGAIVESPQFFGNFTGHRTLRLLALAGGVPTGRVDEVLEQVGLRDRGQDRVKGYSLGMKQRLAVASALLKDPELLILDEPANGLDPAGIREMRDLMRSLAEAGVTVLVSSHILAEIQLICDHVTIISRGRRVAAGRVEEVLAGYDQHEWQVRVAEPGRAADLLGAAGLSVTDHDGRLVVTGAEDPELIARTLGEQGVWVRELTPIRPDLESVFLELTGTPPHPTLPRQVGEAALPGEGPDAPMIDIDVTAGRGVQA; from the coding sequence ATGAGCGCGGTCGTCGAGATCGAGGGCCTACACAAGACGTTCCACACGCTGCGGCAGGGGCGCCGGGTCGCGGTGGACGGCTTCGACATGGTGGTCGAGGCGGGGCAGGTGCACGGGTTCCTCGGCCCGAACGGCTCCGGCAAGACCACCACCCTGCGCGCGCTGCTGGGCCTGGTGAGCGCCGACGGCGGCCGGATGAGCGTGCTCGGCGCCCCCGCGCCGGAACAGCTGGCCCGGGTGGCCGGCCGGGTCGGCGCGATCGTGGAGAGCCCGCAGTTCTTCGGAAACTTCACCGGTCACCGCACGCTGCGGCTGCTCGCGCTGGCCGGCGGGGTGCCGACCGGCCGGGTCGACGAGGTGCTGGAGCAGGTCGGGCTGCGCGACCGCGGCCAGGACCGGGTCAAGGGCTACTCGCTGGGCATGAAGCAGCGCCTGGCGGTGGCCTCCGCCCTGCTCAAGGATCCCGAGCTGCTGATCCTGGACGAGCCGGCGAACGGGCTGGACCCGGCCGGCATCCGCGAGATGCGGGACCTGATGCGGTCGCTGGCCGAGGCGGGGGTGACGGTGCTGGTCTCCAGCCACATCCTGGCCGAGATCCAGCTGATCTGCGACCACGTCACGATCATCTCCCGGGGTCGCCGGGTGGCGGCGGGCCGGGTCGAGGAGGTGCTGGCCGGCTACGACCAGCACGAGTGGCAGGTACGGGTGGCGGAGCCGGGCCGGGCCGCCGACCTGCTGGGGGCGGCCGGCCTGTCGGTCACCGACCACGACGGGCGGCTGGTGGTCACCGGCGCGGAGGATCCCGAGCTGATCGCCCGCACGCTGGGCGAGCAGGGCGTCTGGGTACGCGAGCTGACCCCGATCCGCCCCGACCTGGAGAGCGTCTTCCTGGAGCTGACCGGCACCCCACCACATCCGACACTGCCGCGGCAGGTGGGCGAGGCCGCCCTGCCCGGGGAGGGACCTGACGCACCCATGATCGACATCGACGTGACCGCCGGCCGGGGGGTGCAGGCGTGA
- a CDS encoding ABC transporter permease subunit: MNLVRAEAERLAARRFVQLMLVLLALAFAITTATTLVGSHQPSASEVAAAEAQLAQVIRGMEADHQYCLKVKAGELPVDENSYLPADCSEVDPVLRDQLPVVADYLSGVFVFGQQAGPLLYFLIAFLVLFGFLVGASYIGADLNSGGVVNLLLWRPRRLTVLGAKLGTLLGVVTLLSLVATVVYLGTFWTIAQAAGLPGRLDAAFWQDLGGRYGRGLVLVLLATALGFGIATLGRHTSAALGAVAAYAVVWELGARLVFEILDVARPDQLMLSTYIGAWLNGRMELYDDQVCRNSTGFGFCDGTYTITWAPALLVLVALAGAVTAAAFAVFRRRDLI; the protein is encoded by the coding sequence GTGAACCTCGTCCGTGCCGAGGCGGAGCGGCTCGCCGCCCGCCGTTTCGTCCAGCTGATGCTGGTGCTGCTGGCCCTGGCCTTCGCCATCACCACGGCGACCACCCTGGTCGGGTCGCACCAGCCGTCGGCGAGCGAGGTCGCCGCGGCGGAGGCGCAGCTCGCCCAGGTGATCCGCGGCATGGAGGCCGACCATCAGTACTGCCTGAAGGTCAAGGCGGGCGAGTTGCCGGTCGACGAGAACAGCTACCTGCCGGCCGACTGCAGCGAGGTGGACCCGGTGCTCCGGGACCAACTGCCGGTGGTCGCCGACTACCTCTCCGGCGTCTTCGTCTTCGGCCAGCAGGCGGGTCCGCTGCTCTACTTCCTGATCGCCTTCCTGGTGCTCTTCGGTTTCCTGGTCGGGGCCTCCTACATCGGCGCCGACCTGAACTCCGGCGGGGTGGTCAACCTGCTGCTGTGGCGGCCGCGCCGGCTCACCGTGCTCGGCGCGAAGCTGGGCACGCTGCTCGGGGTGGTGACGCTGCTGTCGCTGGTGGCGACGGTGGTCTACCTCGGCACGTTCTGGACGATCGCGCAGGCCGCCGGGCTGCCGGGCCGGCTGGACGCGGCGTTCTGGCAGGACCTGGGCGGCCGCTACGGGCGCGGCCTGGTGCTGGTGCTGCTCGCCACCGCGCTGGGCTTCGGCATCGCCACGCTGGGCCGGCACACCTCGGCGGCGCTCGGCGCGGTGGCCGCGTACGCGGTGGTCTGGGAGCTGGGCGCGCGGCTGGTGTTCGAGATCCTCGACGTGGCCCGACCGGACCAGCTGATGCTCTCCACCTACATCGGTGCCTGGCTCAACGGCCGGATGGAGCTCTACGACGACCAGGTCTGCCGGAACTCGACCGGTTTCGGCTTCTGCGACGGCACGTACACGATCACCTGGGCCCCGGCGCTGCTGGTGCTGGTGGCCCTGGCCGGCGCGGTGACGGCGGCCGCGTTCGCGGTGTTCCGCCGGCGCGACCTGATCTGA
- a CDS encoding ROK family transcriptional regulator translates to MSATRLPGTPRLLRALNDRAALELLLERGPLTRARLGELTGLSKVTASQLVERLEERGLVTRVGEQAGGRGPNAQLYAVRPGSAHVVGVDVGAERVVAACADITGAVIGRVEQSTRDTDDPVGVVHNAVVRAASSAGAELSSVRRVVLGTPGLVDPGTGDITFAFNLPRWHRGLLAALREDLHTPVVFENDVNLAAVAEAQSGAAQGLADFVLVWVGAGVGLAIMLGGRLHHGSTGAAGEIGYLPVPGVPIPRDVSRRAKPAFQQLAGADAVRAVAREHGFDAGCAADAVRDAVAAGTAGAPMLDELARRLALGVASTCVVLDPPLVVLAGEVGQAGGAALAERVQQEVAAITLVRPRVVPTGLTEEPILRGALRTALDAVRDEVFGSTVG, encoded by the coding sequence ATGAGTGCGACCCGGCTGCCCGGCACACCCCGCCTGTTGCGGGCGCTCAACGACCGAGCGGCACTGGAGCTGCTGCTCGAACGGGGCCCGCTGACCCGGGCCCGGCTCGGCGAGCTGACCGGCCTGTCCAAGGTCACCGCCTCGCAGCTGGTCGAGCGGCTGGAGGAGCGCGGGCTGGTCACCCGGGTCGGTGAGCAGGCCGGCGGGCGGGGCCCGAACGCCCAGCTCTACGCGGTACGCCCGGGCAGCGCGCACGTGGTCGGGGTGGACGTCGGCGCGGAGCGGGTGGTGGCGGCCTGCGCCGACATCACCGGAGCCGTCATCGGCCGGGTGGAGCAGTCCACCCGGGACACCGACGACCCGGTCGGCGTGGTGCACAACGCCGTGGTGCGGGCGGCGAGCAGCGCCGGCGCGGAGCTGTCCAGCGTGCGGCGGGTGGTGCTGGGCACCCCCGGCCTGGTGGACCCGGGCACCGGCGACATCACCTTCGCCTTCAACCTGCCGCGCTGGCACCGCGGCCTGCTCGCCGCGCTCCGCGAGGACCTGCACACCCCGGTGGTCTTCGAGAACGACGTCAACCTCGCCGCCGTCGCCGAGGCGCAGTCCGGCGCGGCCCAGGGGCTGGCGGACTTCGTGCTGGTCTGGGTGGGCGCCGGCGTCGGTCTGGCGATCATGCTGGGCGGGCGGCTGCACCACGGCAGCACCGGCGCGGCTGGTGAGATCGGCTACCTGCCGGTGCCCGGGGTGCCGATCCCGCGCGACGTCTCCCGCCGGGCCAAGCCGGCGTTCCAGCAGCTCGCCGGGGCGGACGCCGTTCGCGCGGTGGCCCGTGAGCACGGCTTCGACGCCGGCTGCGCGGCCGACGCGGTGCGCGACGCCGTCGCCGCCGGTACGGCCGGCGCCCCGATGCTCGACGAGCTGGCCCGGCGGCTGGCCCTCGGCGTGGCCAGCACCTGCGTGGTGCTGGACCCGCCGCTGGTGGTGCTCGCCGGCGAGGTCGGGCAGGCCGGCGGGGCGGCGCTGGCCGAGCGGGTGCAGCAGGAGGTCGCCGCGATCACGCTGGTCCGGCCCCGGGTGGTGCCGACCGGGCTGACCGAGGAGCCGATCCTGCGCGGCGCGCTGCGTACGGCGCTGGACGCCGTCCGGGACGAGGTCTTCGGGTCGACGGTCGGCTGA
- a CDS encoding glycoside hydrolase family 3 protein, whose amino-acid sequence MGLDPGLRRLALGTLLAAYPGPVPPQWAVDLVAEGLAGHTLFGTNVHDPAQVAASTLALRTGRPDVLIAIDEEGGDVTRLAHATGSPYPGNAALGAVDDTALTGRVYAAIGAELAALGITVDLAPTVDVNTADENPVIGTRSFGADPARVAAHSAAAVEGLQSVGVAACAKHFPGHGATVADSHHELPTVDVSPALLRERDLPPFAAVVEAGTRAVMTAHIRVPALTGDGPATFSRAVLVDLLRGEYGFTGTVITDALEMQGAALAAGGVGPAAVRALAAGADLLCIGAKVDAALVEHVAGEIVAAIGDGRLDRARVEEAADRTAALAAWTRAAGIPPTIPTDLGYAAARRAVRVEGVVDGLARPLVVQLHATATMAEGRVPWGLGPHLDGLEEVRVVATETDPAALGRLADGRPIVLVGRHLHRLPGGAALVDALAAAYPVTVVEMGWPGRWRPTGVRAFVTTYGASHANGRAAAEALGLIG is encoded by the coding sequence GTGGGGCTGGATCCAGGACTGCGCCGGCTCGCGCTGGGCACGCTGCTCGCCGCGTACCCGGGGCCGGTGCCGCCGCAGTGGGCCGTCGACCTGGTCGCCGAGGGGCTGGCCGGGCACACCCTGTTCGGCACCAACGTCCACGATCCCGCGCAGGTGGCCGCGAGCACCCTCGCGCTGCGCACCGGCCGGCCGGACGTGCTGATCGCCATCGACGAGGAGGGCGGCGACGTCACCCGGCTGGCGCACGCCACCGGCAGCCCGTACCCGGGCAACGCGGCGCTCGGCGCGGTCGACGACACCGCGCTCACCGGCCGGGTCTACGCGGCCATCGGCGCCGAGCTGGCCGCCCTCGGCATCACCGTCGACCTGGCCCCGACCGTCGACGTCAACACCGCCGACGAGAACCCGGTGATCGGCACCCGGTCGTTCGGCGCCGATCCGGCCCGGGTCGCCGCGCACTCCGCCGCCGCCGTCGAGGGTCTCCAGTCGGTCGGGGTCGCCGCCTGCGCCAAGCACTTCCCCGGGCACGGCGCCACCGTGGCCGACTCGCACCACGAGCTGCCCACCGTGGACGTGTCCCCGGCCCTGCTGCGCGAGCGCGACCTGCCGCCGTTCGCGGCGGTCGTCGAGGCGGGCACCCGGGCCGTGATGACCGCGCACATCCGGGTGCCGGCGCTGACCGGGGACGGGCCGGCCACGTTCAGCCGGGCCGTCCTGGTCGACCTGCTCCGCGGCGAGTACGGCTTCACCGGCACGGTGATCACCGACGCGCTGGAGATGCAGGGCGCCGCGCTGGCCGCCGGCGGGGTCGGCCCGGCCGCCGTGCGCGCGCTGGCCGCCGGCGCGGACCTGCTCTGCATCGGCGCGAAGGTCGACGCCGCGCTGGTCGAGCACGTGGCCGGCGAGATCGTCGCGGCGATCGGCGACGGCCGGCTGGACCGCGCCCGGGTCGAGGAGGCGGCCGACCGCACCGCCGCGCTCGCCGCCTGGACCCGGGCCGCCGGCATCCCGCCGACCATCCCCACCGACCTCGGGTACGCCGCCGCGCGCCGGGCGGTCCGCGTCGAGGGCGTGGTCGACGGGCTGGCCCGGCCGCTGGTGGTGCAGCTGCACGCCACCGCCACCATGGCCGAGGGGCGGGTGCCCTGGGGTCTGGGCCCGCACCTGGACGGCCTGGAGGAGGTACGCGTCGTCGCCACCGAGACCGATCCCGCCGCGCTGGGGCGGCTCGCCGACGGCCGGCCGATCGTGCTGGTCGGGCGGCACCTGCACCGGCTGCCCGGCGGCGCCGCGCTGGTCGACGCGCTGGCCGCCGCGTACCCGGTGACCGTGGTGGAGATGGGCTGGCCGGGGCGCTGGCGGCCGACCGGCGTACGCGCCTTCGTCACCACCTACGGGGCGAGCCACGCCAACGGCCGGGCGGCGGCGGAGGCGCTGGGGCTGATCGGCTGA
- a CDS encoding STAS domain-containing protein, protein MRVDRRHEDGGRIVLRPVGDLDIATAAVVQDALDAALDLPDTVELVVDLAEVPFLDSTGVAALLRGAAEAVGRGARFRVVDPQPVVARVLRITGVDSLIGLAPRHQSPSAVDPDAPAA, encoded by the coding sequence ATGCGGGTGGACAGGCGGCACGAGGACGGCGGGCGGATCGTGCTGCGGCCCGTCGGCGACCTGGACATCGCCACCGCCGCCGTGGTGCAGGACGCTCTGGACGCCGCCCTCGACCTGCCGGACACGGTGGAGCTGGTGGTGGACCTCGCCGAGGTGCCCTTCCTGGACTCGACCGGGGTCGCCGCCCTGCTGCGCGGGGCCGCCGAGGCCGTCGGTCGGGGTGCCAGGTTCCGGGTGGTCGACCCGCAGCCGGTGGTGGCCCGGGTGCTGCGGATCACCGGCGTCGACAGCCTGATCGGGCTCGCGCCCCGGCACCAGAGCCCGTCCGCCGTCGACCCCGACGCCCCTGCCGCCTAG
- a CDS encoding GNAT family N-acetyltransferase: MLDRRLYLHLVTWLGQWPAGPGLHVVGSRRRGRPAWDGRLRPAIAVQSAGSTVLSVPPERVEAIRALARGPEAELLAALPAAVGQPDWMLADDVFRWCLDPAPLPEVGQWVPPTDSAFPPWLRLFDREVLVVRDADGGYLAGVGIKRHDKHGHELAVGTAPAARGRGLARKLVAQAARRVLDEGAVPTYRHDPANVASALVADAAGFPDRGWRSYGVYPR, encoded by the coding sequence GTGCTCGACCGCCGGCTCTACCTGCACCTGGTCACCTGGCTGGGCCAGTGGCCGGCCGGCCCCGGCCTGCACGTCGTCGGCTCCCGCCGGCGCGGGCGACCGGCCTGGGACGGGCGGCTGCGACCGGCGATCGCCGTGCAGTCCGCCGGCAGCACCGTGCTCTCGGTGCCGCCGGAGCGGGTGGAGGCGATCCGCGCGCTGGCCCGCGGGCCGGAGGCCGAACTGCTCGCGGCGCTGCCCGCCGCCGTCGGCCAACCGGACTGGATGCTGGCCGACGACGTCTTCCGCTGGTGCCTGGACCCGGCCCCGCTGCCCGAGGTGGGGCAGTGGGTCCCACCGACCGACTCGGCGTTCCCGCCCTGGCTGCGGCTGTTCGACCGGGAGGTGCTGGTGGTCCGGGACGCCGACGGCGGCTACCTCGCCGGTGTCGGGATCAAGCGGCACGACAAGCACGGACACGAGCTGGCGGTGGGTACGGCGCCGGCCGCGCGTGGCCGGGGCCTGGCCCGCAAGCTGGTCGCCCAGGCCGCCCGGCGGGTGCTCGACGAGGGCGCCGTCCCGACGTACCGGCATGATCCGGCCAACGTCGCCTCCGCCCTGGTGGCCGACGCGGCCGGCTTCCCGGACCGGGGCTGGCGATCGTACGGCGTCTATCCCCGCTGA
- a CDS encoding DNA repair protein: MPNQPNDRYQQDTARIWRAAEAAGRFPAQAPYREARTGRGVNAALSWGDLNSLPAGVSSRRGLTAR, translated from the coding sequence ATGCCGAATCAGCCGAATGACCGGTACCAGCAGGACACCGCGAGGATCTGGCGGGCGGCCGAGGCCGCCGGGCGATTTCCGGCCCAAGCGCCGTACCGGGAGGCGCGGACCGGGCGCGGGGTGAACGCCGCGCTCTCCTGGGGCGACCTCAACAGCCTTCCCGCGGGCGTCTCCTCCCGCCGGGGCCTCACCGCCCGCTGA
- a CDS encoding Clp protease N-terminal domain-containing protein → MTDPIQMANPVRLDDLIQAIKKAHPDALDQLSDAVIAADHLDELADHLIGHFVDQARRSGASWTEIGKSMGVSKQAAQKRSAAKVDAAAALDPSAGFGRFTPRARNVVMASQNEARATGHAEIRAEHLVLGLLAEPEALAAKAIVEEGVSLDDVRQAATAALPPPADQVPDLIPYDAQGKKALELTFREALRLGHNYIGTEHILLALLELEDGSGVLSGLGLGKDGVEERIMAALALYR, encoded by the coding sequence ATGACGGATCCCATCCAGATGGCCAACCCGGTACGCCTCGACGACCTCATCCAGGCCATCAAGAAGGCCCATCCCGACGCGCTCGACCAGCTCAGCGACGCGGTCATCGCGGCCGACCACCTGGACGAGCTGGCCGACCACCTGATCGGCCACTTCGTGGACCAGGCCCGGCGCTCCGGTGCCTCGTGGACCGAGATCGGCAAGAGCATGGGGGTCAGCAAGCAGGCCGCCCAGAAGCGCTCGGCCGCGAAGGTCGACGCGGCCGCCGCCCTCGACCCGAGCGCCGGCTTCGGCCGCTTCACCCCGCGGGCCCGCAACGTGGTCATGGCCTCGCAGAACGAGGCCCGCGCCACCGGGCACGCGGAGATCCGCGCCGAGCACCTGGTGCTGGGGCTGCTGGCCGAGCCGGAGGCGCTGGCCGCCAAGGCGATCGTCGAGGAGGGCGTGTCGCTGGACGACGTGCGGCAGGCGGCGACGGCGGCGCTCCCGCCCCCCGCCGACCAGGTGCCCGACCTGATCCCCTACGACGCGCAGGGCAAGAAGGCCCTCGAACTGACCTTCCGGGAGGCGCTGCGCCTCGGGCACAACTACATCGGCACCGAGCACATCCTGCTCGCCCTGCTGGAACTGGAGGACGGCTCGGGCGTGCTCTCCGGGCTGGGACTGGGCAAGGACGGTGTCGAGGAACGGATCATGGCCGCCCTGGCGCTGTACCGGTGA
- a CDS encoding MFS transporter, with protein MTETVRRGSRRLTFLVLAAGTGFFAMLQSLITPVLPTIQHDLHTSQNTVTWVLTAYLLSASIFTPILGRVGDMVGKERMLVVSLGALALGCLLAAVAPSIGVLIVARIVQGVGGAVFPLSFGIIRDEFPAARVSSAVAAISAIVAAGGGLGVVLAGPIVGALDYRWLFWIPMVVVGLTAVAAYFVVPASPVRTPGRIDWRATLLLSGWLVALLLPISKGVAWGWTSARVMGLLALAAVLLSGWLVAEIRSSNPLIDMRMMRLPGVWTTNLVALLYGASMFSVYAFLPQFVQTPTVAGYGFGATVTQAGLLMLPMLVGMFVAGLLAGRLESRFSAKAQLATGAAFNVLASAMLTVAHDTRWEIGVAGALVGLGIGLAFASMANLIVGTVPAGQTGVATGMNANIRTIGGAVGAAVVSGVITAHPQANGLPREAGFTLGFLVLTGLALAAAVAALAVPSGRRASADRRPAPVPELVTVPAGR; from the coding sequence ATGACAGAGACCGTCCGTCGCGGCTCCCGCCGGCTCACCTTCCTCGTCCTGGCGGCCGGCACCGGGTTCTTCGCGATGCTCCAGTCGCTGATCACCCCCGTGCTGCCGACCATCCAGCACGACCTGCACACGTCCCAGAACACCGTCACCTGGGTGCTGACGGCCTACCTGCTCTCCGCGTCCATCTTCACGCCGATCCTGGGCCGCGTCGGCGACATGGTGGGCAAGGAACGGATGCTCGTCGTCTCCCTCGGCGCGCTTGCTCTCGGCTGCCTGCTGGCCGCCGTCGCGCCGAGCATCGGCGTGCTCATCGTCGCCCGGATCGTCCAGGGTGTCGGCGGCGCCGTCTTCCCGCTGTCGTTCGGGATCATCCGCGACGAGTTCCCCGCCGCGCGCGTCTCCTCCGCGGTGGCCGCCATCTCGGCGATCGTCGCGGCCGGGGGCGGCCTGGGGGTCGTGCTCGCCGGCCCGATCGTCGGCGCCCTCGACTACCGGTGGCTGTTCTGGATCCCGATGGTCGTCGTCGGGCTGACCGCCGTCGCCGCGTACTTCGTCGTGCCGGCGTCGCCGGTGCGTACCCCCGGCCGGATCGACTGGCGGGCCACCCTGCTGCTGTCCGGCTGGCTGGTCGCCCTGCTGCTGCCGATCAGCAAGGGCGTCGCCTGGGGCTGGACCTCGGCTCGGGTGATGGGCCTGCTGGCGCTCGCCGCGGTGCTGCTGTCCGGTTGGCTGGTCGCCGAGATCCGCTCCAGCAACCCGCTGATCGACATGCGGATGATGCGTCTGCCCGGAGTCTGGACGACCAACCTGGTCGCCCTGCTCTACGGCGCGTCCATGTTCTCCGTCTACGCGTTCCTGCCGCAGTTCGTGCAGACCCCGACGGTGGCCGGCTACGGCTTCGGCGCGACCGTCACCCAGGCCGGCCTGCTGATGCTGCCCATGCTGGTCGGCATGTTCGTTGCCGGCCTCCTCGCCGGCCGGCTGGAGTCGCGCTTCAGCGCCAAGGCGCAGCTCGCCACCGGCGCGGCCTTCAACGTGCTCGCCTCCGCGATGCTGACGGTCGCGCACGACACCCGCTGGGAGATCGGGGTGGCCGGCGCCCTCGTCGGCCTCGGCATCGGGCTGGCCTTCGCCTCGATGGCCAACCTCATCGTCGGCACCGTCCCGGCCGGGCAGACCGGGGTGGCGACCGGCATGAACGCCAACATCCGCACCATTGGCGGCGCCGTCGGCGCGGCCGTGGTCAGCGGCGTGATCACCGCCCACCCGCAGGCGAACGGGCTGCCCCGGGAGGCCGGCTTCACCCTGGGCTTCCTGGTCCTCACCGGGCTGGCCCTGGCGGCCGCGGTGGCGGCGCTCGCCGTCCCGTCCGGGCGGCGCGCGTCGGCCGACCGCCGGCCGGCCCCCGTGCCGGAGCTGGTGACGGTCCCCGCGGGCCGCTGA